From a region of the Streptacidiphilus albus JL83 genome:
- a CDS encoding ABC transporter permease encodes MSALSLAARDSSTMLRRNLLHARRYPSLTLNLLLTPVMLLLLFVYIFGNSMSAGIGGGGRAGYITYIVPGLLLMTIGSTVVGTAVSVSNDMTEGIIARFRTMAIHRPSVLVGHVAGSVLQSIVSVVLVGAVGVAIGFRSPHAGLLHWLAAFGLLVLFALALTWIAVGMGLISPNAEAASNNAMPLVLLPLFSSAFVPVHTMPGWFQPVARYQPFTPTIETLRGLLLGTHIGNDGWLAVAWCVALTALGYFWATSKFNSDQK; translated from the coding sequence ATGAGCGCCCTGTCCCTCGCCGCCCGCGACTCGTCCACCATGCTGCGGCGCAACCTCCTGCACGCCCGGCGCTACCCCTCCCTCACCCTGAACCTGCTGCTCACCCCGGTCATGCTGCTGCTGCTCTTCGTCTACATCTTCGGCAACTCGATGAGTGCGGGCATCGGCGGCGGGGGCCGGGCCGGCTACATCACCTACATCGTCCCCGGCCTGCTGCTGATGACCATCGGCAGCACCGTGGTCGGGACCGCGGTCTCGGTCTCCAACGACATGACCGAGGGCATCATCGCCCGCTTCCGCACCATGGCCATCCACCGCCCCTCGGTCCTGGTCGGGCACGTCGCGGGCAGCGTCCTCCAGTCGATCGTCAGCGTGGTCCTGGTCGGCGCCGTCGGCGTGGCCATCGGCTTCCGCTCCCCCCACGCCGGCCTGCTGCACTGGCTCGCCGCCTTCGGACTGCTCGTCCTGTTCGCCCTGGCCCTGACCTGGATCGCCGTGGGCATGGGCCTGATCAGCCCCAACGCCGAGGCCGCCAGCAACAACGCGATGCCGCTGGTCCTGCTCCCGCTCTTCTCCAGCGCCTTCGTCCCGGTCCACACCATGCCCGGCTGGTTCCAGCCGGTCGCCCGCTACCAGCCCTTCACCCCCACCATCGAGACCCTCCGCGGTCTGCTCCTCGGCACCCACATCGGCAACGACGGCTGGCTCGCCGTCGCCTGGTGCGTCGCCCTCACTGCACTCGGCTACTTCTGGGCGACCTCGAAGTTCAACAGCGACCAGAAGTAG
- a CDS encoding NRAMP family divalent metal transporter has product MTDATLTTPISSTGTINPTGQVRSAVLDEAHLGDIHGAFGTIRLDDHAPRGLSAKIKTLLAIVGPGLIVMVGDNDAGAFATYGQAGQNYGTHLMWTLLLLVPVLYVNQEMVLRLGAVTGVGHARLIFARFGKFWGAFSVIDLLLLNALTLVTEFIGITLATGYLGLPKIPSVLLAAAIIISSAFTGSFKRFERIAMALCFGSLLLIPLYFMIHPAGSQMAHSFVTPDLPGGSGQLATVMLLVIGIVGTTVAPWQLFFQQSYVIDKRITPRFMNYEKADLWIGIAIVVVGAAAVMGISTAAFAGTSGFGNFTDASGLAHGVAAHAGKIAGVLFAIALLDASIIGAFAVSLSTAYAIGDVFGIKHSLHRGVEGAKGFYAVYAGLVLVAAVIVLIPGSPLGLLTMGVQALAGVLLPSASVYLLMLCNDREVLGPWTNRRGTNAFTTLVVGILVVLSLILTASVIYPNISAGAILDILAASGVLGILYAAARLWLQRGKAVEPVDRTGRDDWRMPPLDTLTRPVFSTGHRIGMGVLRSYLLLSTILVIIRLVQLAISGSAG; this is encoded by the coding sequence ATGACCGATGCAACCCTGACCACGCCCATCAGCTCCACCGGCACGATCAACCCCACCGGCCAGGTCCGCTCCGCCGTGCTGGACGAGGCCCACCTCGGCGACATCCACGGCGCCTTCGGCACCATCCGCCTCGACGACCACGCACCGCGCGGCCTGTCGGCCAAGATCAAGACGCTGCTGGCGATCGTCGGCCCCGGCCTGATCGTGATGGTCGGCGACAACGACGCGGGCGCCTTCGCCACCTACGGCCAGGCCGGGCAGAACTACGGCACCCACCTGATGTGGACGCTGCTGCTGCTGGTGCCGGTGCTGTACGTGAACCAGGAGATGGTGCTGCGGCTCGGCGCGGTCACCGGCGTCGGCCACGCCCGGCTGATCTTCGCCCGCTTCGGCAAGTTCTGGGGCGCCTTCTCGGTCATCGACCTGCTGCTGCTCAACGCCCTGACGCTGGTCACCGAGTTCATCGGGATCACCCTCGCCACCGGCTACCTCGGGCTGCCGAAGATCCCCTCGGTGCTGCTCGCGGCGGCGATCATCATCTCCTCGGCCTTCACCGGCTCCTTCAAGCGGTTCGAGCGGATAGCCATGGCCCTGTGCTTCGGCTCGCTGCTGCTGATCCCGCTCTACTTCATGATCCACCCGGCCGGCTCGCAGATGGCGCACTCCTTCGTCACGCCCGACCTGCCGGGCGGCAGCGGCCAGTTGGCCACGGTGATGCTGCTGGTCATCGGCATCGTGGGCACCACCGTCGCGCCCTGGCAGCTCTTCTTCCAGCAGTCCTACGTCATCGACAAGCGGATCACCCCGCGCTTCATGAACTACGAGAAGGCCGACCTCTGGATCGGCATAGCCATCGTGGTCGTCGGCGCCGCCGCGGTGATGGGCATCTCCACCGCCGCCTTCGCCGGGACCAGCGGCTTCGGCAACTTCACCGACGCGTCCGGGCTGGCCCACGGCGTCGCCGCCCACGCCGGGAAGATCGCCGGGGTGCTGTTCGCCATCGCGCTGCTGGACGCCTCGATCATCGGCGCCTTCGCCGTCTCGCTCTCCACCGCCTACGCCATCGGCGACGTCTTCGGCATCAAGCACTCGCTGCACCGGGGGGTCGAGGGCGCCAAGGGCTTCTACGCCGTCTACGCCGGCCTGGTGCTGGTGGCGGCCGTGATCGTGCTCATCCCGGGGTCGCCGCTGGGGCTGCTGACCATGGGCGTCCAGGCCCTGGCCGGGGTACTGCTGCCCTCCGCCTCGGTCTACCTGCTCATGCTCTGCAACGACCGCGAGGTCCTCGGCCCCTGGACCAACCGCCGTGGCACCAACGCGTTCACCACTCTGGTCGTCGGCATCCTGGTGGTGCTCTCGCTGATCCTCACCGCCTCGGTGATCTACCCGAACATCAGCGCCGGCGCGATCCTCGACATCCTCGCCGCCTCCGGCGTCCTCGGCATCCTCTACGCCGCCGCCCGGCTCTGGCTCCAGCGCGGAAAGGCGGTCGAGCCCGTCGACCGCACCGGCCGCGACGACTGGCGGATGCCGCCGCTCGACACCCTCACCCGCCCGGTCTTCTCCACCGGCCACCGCATCGGCATGGGCGTCCTGCGCTCCTACCTGCTGCTCTCCACCATCCTGGTGATCATCCGTCTGGTCCAGCTGGCGATCTCCGGCTCCGCCGGCTGA
- a CDS encoding prepilin peptidase: MPTAPVTVLVVLLALLGAAAGPLVVHVCWRLSVPSGEPHRSHCQDCGADCGAPPSRPPRLRCPGCGRRLGPAVPWVSLLTALGCAAVGWRIGPHPALAAYVLAVPAGVVLAVVDAGWKRLPDVVVLPLYPAVAALLGLAQLTDPQHGSLVRALAAMTALAGVFFLLVLASPASLGLGDVKLIGVLGLLLGWQGWREVLTGTFLGFLLASCAAVFLLAGRRAGRRDTLPFGPFLLLGALVALLL, from the coding sequence GTGCCGACTGCGCCGGTGACCGTGCTCGTCGTTCTGCTCGCACTGCTGGGGGCCGCGGCCGGGCCGCTGGTGGTGCACGTCTGCTGGCGGCTGTCCGTGCCGAGCGGCGAGCCGCACCGCAGCCACTGCCAGGACTGCGGCGCGGACTGCGGCGCTCCGCCGTCCCGTCCGCCTCGACTGCGCTGTCCGGGCTGCGGCCGGCGGCTCGGGCCGGCCGTCCCGTGGGTCTCGCTGCTGACCGCGCTCGGCTGCGCGGCGGTCGGCTGGCGGATCGGACCGCATCCGGCCCTGGCCGCCTACGTCCTGGCGGTGCCGGCCGGAGTTGTGCTGGCGGTCGTGGACGCGGGCTGGAAGCGGCTCCCCGACGTGGTCGTGCTGCCGCTCTACCCGGCCGTGGCGGCCCTGTTGGGCCTGGCGCAGCTGACCGACCCCCAGCACGGCTCGCTGGTGCGGGCGTTGGCGGCGATGACGGCCCTCGCCGGGGTCTTCTTCCTGCTGGTGCTCGCCAGCCCGGCCTCGCTCGGGCTCGGCGACGTCAAGCTGATCGGGGTGCTCGGGCTGCTGCTGGGCTGGCAGGGCTGGCGGGAGGTGCTGACCGGCACCTTCCTGGGCTTTCTGCTGGCATCCTGCGCCGCGGTGTTCCTGCTGGCCGGCCGCCGTGCCGGACGGCGGGACACGCTGCCCTTCGGGCCCTTCCTGCTGCTCGGGGCGCTGGTGGCGCTGCTGCTCTGA
- a CDS encoding STAS domain-containing protein — MESTVNTRVHEEKCRIVRPRGELDLANASAFGGSLGGLEAPGGVGAAGGPEPRLVGVEPPWDVPRVVVDLTEVTFMDLSPLRELRVALVRAEQHGGWVRLVHNHPGIDRLLHATRLAEVFPRYASLAAARAGEASRHRL, encoded by the coding sequence ATGGAGAGCACCGTCAACACGAGAGTCCATGAAGAGAAGTGCCGAATCGTCAGGCCGCGCGGTGAGCTCGACCTGGCCAACGCCTCCGCCTTCGGCGGCAGCCTCGGCGGGTTGGAGGCGCCGGGCGGGGTCGGAGCGGCCGGGGGGCCGGAGCCGCGCCTGGTCGGTGTCGAGCCGCCCTGGGACGTACCGAGGGTGGTCGTCGACCTGACCGAGGTCACCTTCATGGACCTCAGTCCGCTGCGTGAGCTGCGCGTCGCCCTGGTCCGGGCCGAGCAGCACGGGGGCTGGGTCCGGCTGGTGCACAACCACCCGGGGATCGACCGGCTGCTGCACGCCACCCGGCTCGCCGAGGTGTTCCCGCGCTACGCCAGCCTCGCGGCGGCCCGCGCCGGCGAGGCCAGCCGCCACCGCCTCTGA
- a CDS encoding carbohydrate binding domain-containing protein translates to MAAATAVVLGIGGLVAVTGSAHAASTQLLVNPGFAAGNLSGWTCSPLDTVVTGPVAPGSTYALSATPAGQDDAQCSQTVSVLPNSSYTLSGQVEGDYVYIGATGTGVTATDWTPAATGWTTLTTSFTTGATTTSVTVYTHGWYGEGTFGVDAMSLIGAAGAGSSPSASTSASASASASASASASASASASASASASASASASSSASASASASSSPSSPASNSFRHPVYLMPLENSPQAISDIVANSGENQFLMAFVLDSGNCTPAWDGDATTPVSTDTTVLADVNEIRAAGGDVSVSFGGYNGTELGTDCGSSTALAAAYQSVITKYNLDRIDLDWENGSLDANMAVRWGAIKLLEQEDPNLQVSLTIPMTTVGLPDSGRDEIQQAINDGARIDRVNIMDFDFGLDSGTETAAAEGVATDVIGQLETLYGWSAATAWAHLGVQLMNGHTDQPSELFTQSTFTDLLGFVQANHAAQFSYWDVNRDQACPTGVAEYWAAPSCSSVTQNPYDFTKIITQFNG, encoded by the coding sequence TTGGCCGCAGCCACGGCCGTCGTGCTCGGCATCGGCGGACTGGTGGCAGTCACCGGTTCGGCGCACGCCGCCAGCACTCAACTGCTGGTCAACCCCGGTTTCGCGGCCGGGAACCTGAGCGGCTGGACCTGTTCGCCGCTGGACACGGTGGTGACCGGCCCGGTCGCCCCCGGCTCGACCTACGCCCTCTCCGCCACCCCGGCCGGGCAGGACGACGCGCAGTGTTCGCAGACGGTCTCGGTCCTGCCGAACTCGTCCTACACCCTGAGCGGCCAGGTCGAGGGCGACTACGTCTACATCGGCGCCACCGGCACCGGCGTCACCGCGACCGACTGGACCCCGGCGGCCACCGGTTGGACCACCCTGACCACCAGCTTCACCACCGGTGCCACCACCACCTCGGTGACCGTCTACACCCACGGCTGGTACGGCGAGGGCACCTTCGGCGTGGACGCGATGTCGCTGATCGGAGCCGCCGGCGCCGGCAGCAGCCCCAGCGCGAGCACCTCGGCCAGCGCCAGTGCGAGCGCCAGCGCCAGCGCCAGTGCGAGTGCCTCGGCCAGCGCGAGTGCGTCCGCCAGTGCCTCGGCCAGTGCCAGCGCGTCGTCGAGCGCCAGCGCCAGCGCGAGTGCCAGCTCCTCCCCGAGCAGCCCGGCGAGCAACAGCTTCCGGCACCCGGTCTACCTGATGCCGCTGGAGAACTCCCCGCAGGCCATCTCCGACATCGTCGCCAACTCCGGCGAGAACCAGTTCCTGATGGCCTTCGTCCTCGACTCGGGCAACTGCACCCCGGCCTGGGACGGCGACGCGACCACCCCGGTCTCCACCGACACCACGGTCCTGGCGGACGTCAACGAGATCCGGGCCGCCGGCGGGGACGTCAGCGTCTCCTTCGGCGGCTACAACGGCACCGAGTTGGGCACCGACTGCGGCAGCTCCACCGCGCTGGCCGCCGCCTACCAGTCGGTCATCACCAAGTACAACCTCGACCGGATCGACCTGGACTGGGAGAACGGCAGCCTGGACGCCAACATGGCGGTCCGCTGGGGCGCCATCAAGCTGCTGGAGCAGGAGGACCCCAACCTCCAGGTCTCGTTGACCATCCCGATGACCACGGTCGGCCTGCCCGACAGCGGCCGGGACGAGATCCAGCAGGCGATCAACGACGGCGCCCGGATCGACCGGGTCAACATCATGGACTTCGACTTCGGCCTGGACAGCGGCACCGAGACCGCCGCCGCCGAGGGCGTGGCCACCGATGTGATCGGCCAGCTGGAGACCCTGTACGGCTGGAGCGCGGCCACCGCCTGGGCCCACCTCGGGGTGCAGCTGATGAACGGCCACACCGACCAGCCCAGTGAGCTGTTCACCCAGTCCACCTTCACCGACCTGCTCGGCTTCGTCCAGGCCAACCACGCCGCCCAGTTCTCCTACTGGGACGTCAACCGGGACCAGGCCTGCCCCACGGGTGTCGCCGAGTACTGGGCCGCCCCGAGCTGCAGCAGCGTCACCCAGAACCCGTACGACTTCACGAAGATCATCACGCAGTTCAACGGCTGA
- a CDS encoding glycosyl hydrolase family 18 protein — MSERFLPMRRGPERRLKRSTALATATVLVVGCAALATSVVGANAAAVNLLTNPGFESGNLTGWTCSTLDTVVGTPVHSGSHALSGAASSGDDAQCTQTVTVLPNTTYSLSGYVEGDYVYLGATGTGVTASAWTPSAATWQQLSTSFTTGASTTSVQIYTHGWYGEGTYYADDLSLTGPGGTASSSASASASTSPSGSASASASSSPSSSTSASSSPSSSASASASASASASASASGSASPSASASSTTGTGTGTAPTGDGLVTTPTGITAKVTNTAVTLSWTASTDGSQTGDAPAYYVYSGANLMATSMGTSVTVSSLLPNTTYTFTVQGYDKDGHASGESTPVTATTAAAATGPMKSAYFDQWGIYGNAYYPKNVAQSGAASGLKVITYAFENIDPTAHTCFEAVKASDSTNESDPDAGDGAGDAFADYQKSYTSDISVDGTSDAWSQPIKGNFNQLRELKAEYPNLRIVLSIGGWTYSKYFSDAAATQASRQAFVSSCINMFIKGNLPTGISGDASGGTGSAAGLFDGIDIDWEYPASADGHTGNDHSAADTANYTALLGEFRSELDAYGNSIGKHYLLTAALPSGQDKIADIQPAAIAQYLDYGDVMTYDMHGGWETTGPTDFQDPLHSSPNDPSPVVAPGNEQYNIDETIKAYTTGDPQYGITGGFPASKIVLGVPFYFRGWSGVTAGSNYGLYEPATGASPVQTYTQEAGIADWKELVSQGLTTGATVHWDPTTDSSWIYSNGDFYTGDTPQAITARGAYATASGLGGIFAYSFEGDDSSSTLINTLVSSMK, encoded by the coding sequence ATGTCAGAACGCTTCCTGCCCATGCGTCGAGGACCGGAGCGGAGGTTGAAGCGCAGCACCGCTCTGGCCACCGCGACCGTGCTGGTCGTCGGTTGTGCGGCGTTGGCCACGAGTGTCGTGGGCGCCAATGCCGCTGCCGTGAATCTGCTGACCAACCCCGGCTTCGAGTCGGGCAACCTGACCGGCTGGACCTGCTCGACGCTGGACACCGTGGTCGGCACTCCGGTGCACAGCGGTTCCCACGCGCTGTCGGGGGCCGCCTCCTCCGGTGACGACGCCCAGTGCACGCAGACCGTGACGGTGCTGCCGAACACGACCTACAGCCTGTCGGGCTATGTCGAGGGCGACTACGTCTACCTCGGCGCCACCGGCACCGGCGTCACCGCCAGCGCCTGGACGCCGAGCGCGGCGACCTGGCAGCAGCTCTCGACCAGTTTCACCACGGGCGCCTCGACGACCTCGGTGCAGATCTACACCCACGGCTGGTACGGCGAGGGCACCTACTACGCGGACGACCTCTCGCTGACCGGCCCCGGCGGTACCGCGAGCAGCAGTGCCAGCGCCAGCGCCAGCACCAGCCCGAGCGGCAGCGCGAGTGCGTCGGCCTCGTCCAGCCCGTCGTCCTCGACGTCCGCCAGCTCCTCGCCGAGCTCCTCTGCCTCGGCGTCGGCATCTGCGTCGGCCTCCGCCTCGGCCAGCGCGAGCGGCTCCGCCTCGCCCTCCGCCTCGGCGAGCAGCACCACCGGTACCGGCACCGGCACCGCGCCGACCGGTGACGGCCTGGTGACCACGCCCACCGGGATCACCGCCAAGGTGACCAACACCGCTGTCACCCTGAGCTGGACCGCCTCCACCGACGGCTCGCAGACCGGCGACGCACCGGCCTACTACGTCTACTCGGGCGCCAACCTGATGGCGACGTCGATGGGCACCTCGGTGACCGTCAGCTCGCTGCTGCCGAACACCACGTACACCTTCACGGTCCAGGGCTACGACAAGGACGGGCACGCCTCCGGCGAGTCCACCCCGGTGACGGCGACCACCGCCGCCGCCGCTACCGGCCCGATGAAGTCCGCGTACTTCGACCAGTGGGGCATCTACGGCAACGCCTACTACCCGAAGAACGTGGCCCAGTCGGGCGCGGCCTCGGGCCTGAAGGTCATCACCTACGCCTTCGAGAACATCGACCCCACCGCGCACACCTGCTTCGAGGCGGTCAAGGCCAGCGACTCGACCAACGAGTCCGACCCCGACGCCGGTGACGGTGCGGGCGACGCCTTCGCCGACTACCAGAAGTCGTACACCAGCGACATCAGCGTGGACGGCACCTCGGACGCCTGGTCGCAGCCGATCAAGGGCAACTTCAACCAGCTGCGCGAGCTCAAGGCGGAGTACCCCAACCTGCGGATCGTCCTCTCGATCGGCGGCTGGACCTACTCCAAGTACTTCTCCGACGCGGCCGCGACCCAGGCCTCGCGCCAGGCGTTCGTGTCCTCCTGCATCAACATGTTCATCAAGGGCAACCTGCCGACCGGCATCTCCGGTGACGCCTCCGGCGGCACCGGCTCGGCGGCGGGCCTGTTCGACGGCATCGACATCGACTGGGAGTACCCGGCGTCGGCCGACGGCCACACCGGCAACGACCACTCGGCCGCCGACACCGCCAACTACACCGCGCTGCTCGGCGAGTTCCGCTCCGAGCTGGACGCCTACGGCAACAGCATCGGCAAGCACTACCTGCTGACCGCGGCCCTGCCCAGCGGCCAGGACAAGATCGCCGACATCCAGCCGGCGGCCATCGCGCAGTACCTGGACTACGGCGACGTCATGACCTACGACATGCACGGCGGGTGGGAGACCACCGGTCCGACCGACTTCCAGGACCCGCTGCACTCCTCGCCGAACGACCCGAGCCCGGTCGTCGCGCCCGGCAACGAGCAGTACAACATCGACGAGACCATCAAGGCGTACACCACCGGCGACCCGCAGTACGGGATCACCGGCGGCTTCCCCGCCAGCAAGATAGTCCTGGGCGTGCCGTTCTACTTCCGAGGCTGGTCGGGGGTGACGGCAGGCAGCAACTACGGCCTGTACGAGCCCGCGACCGGAGCCAGCCCGGTCCAGACCTACACCCAGGAGGCGGGCATCGCCGACTGGAAGGAGCTGGTCTCCCAGGGCCTGACCACGGGTGCGACGGTCCACTGGGACCCGACCACCGACAGCTCCTGGATCTACAGCAACGGCGA